The Streptomyces sp. NBC_01439 genome contains the following window.
CAAGGAGGGCTTCCTGCGCTCCGGGACCTCCCTGATCCAGACCATCGGCCGTGCCGCGCGCAACGTGTCCGGCCAGGTCCACATGTACGCGGACAAGATGACCCCGGCGATGGAGAAGGCCATCGAGGAGACCAACCGGCGCCGCGAGAAGCAGATCGCCTACAACACGGCGAACGGGATCGATCCGCAGCCGCTGCGCAAGAAGATCAACGACATCGTCGCCACCATCGCCCGCGAGGAACTGGACACCGAGGAGCTGCTCGGCACCGGATACCGGCAGGCGAAGGACGGCAAGGGCGCCAAGGCCCCGGTGCCGGCGCTCGGCGGCCGGTCGGCCGCGGGCAAGACGGGTGGAAAGGGTGCGAAGGGCGCGAAGGGGGCGGCGGGCGCCGAGGTGCTCACCGACCGGCCCGCAGCCGAACTGGCCGCCCTCATCGAGCAGATGACCGAACGCATGCGCGGGGCCGCCGCCGAGCTCCAGTTCGAGGTCGCCGCCCGGATCCGGGACGAGGTGGGCGAGCTGAAGAAGGAGTTGCGGCAGATGAAGGAAGCGGGCCTCGCCTGACCGGGGGCCGGTCAGTAGGGTTGGGTCACAGCCACAGGTACATGCTGCACACCCGTCATCGGGCGGGCCAGGGAGAGGGGACAGTACGTGACGGTCAACATGACCAAGGGTCAGGCCATCAGTCTGCAGAAGGCGGACGGAGGCACGCTGACCGCGGTCCGGATGGGCCTCGGCTGGCAGGCGGCGAAGCGTCGCGGACTGTTCGGCTCGCGGACGCGGGAGATCGACCTCGACGCCTCGGCGGTGCTCTTCGCCGACAAGCAGCCCGTCGACGTGGTCTTCTTCCGGCACCTGCAGAGCGACGACGGCTCGGTGCGCCACACCGGTGACAACCTCGTCGGCGGCGTCGGCCAGGGCGGGGACGACGAGGCGATCCTCGTCGACCTCCAGCGCGTGCCGGTGCACATCGACCAGATCGTCTTCACGGTGAACTCCTTCACCGGCCAGACGTTCCAGGAAGTGCAGAACGCGTTCTGCCGCATCGTCGACGAGACCAACGGCCAGGAGCTGGCCCGCTACACCCTCGACGGCGGCGGTCAGTACACCGCGCAGATCATGGCCAAGGTGTCCCGCGTGGGCTCCGGCTGGCAGATGACGGCCCTCGGGAACCCGGCCAACGGCCGCACCTTCCAGGACCTCATGCCGGCGATCCTGCCGCACCTGTAGCAGTACCGGACAAGAGAAGAAGGCACGGGGGAGGGGCTGCACGATGACGGCCGAACTGGTCCGGGGGCAGAACCACCCCGTGTCCCAGAGTCGGGTGGAGATCAGGGTTTCGGCGGGCACGCCCGTGCTCGCCCTGGCCTCTCTCGCCGACGAGCAGGGCCGGTTCGCCGGCAACGGGACACTCGCCCACCCGGGCGCCAGGTCCCTTCCCGGCGTCGAATCGCCGGGCGAGCTCGCCGAGCGGCACACCTTCGCCGTTGACCTCGACGAGGTCGCGGCGGACGTCCACCGGCTCGGCGTACTCCTCGTCCTCCCGCCCGGCGGCCCGGTCCGCTTCGGCGCGGTACCGGCCTCCTACGTGGCCGTGGCCGACCCGGACGGCGGCGAGCTCGCCGGCTACACCCTGACGGGGCTCGACGCCGAGACGGCCGTCGTCGCCCTGGAGCTGTACCGGCGCCAGGGTGCCTGGAAGGTCCGCGCCGTGGGCCAGGGCTACGCCGAGGGCCTCGGCGCCCTGCTCGCCGACGGCGGGCTGTCCGCCCCGGCCGCCGCGGAGCTGGCAGCCGCCGTGCTTGGCACGACCCCGCGCACCGCGGGGGCCGACGCCACCCTGGCGACCATGCCGACCCACGTCGGCGACCTGTGCGCCCCGCAGACCCCGCCGCAGGCCCCCGCGCCCGCCCCCGAACCGCCGGACCCCGTTCCGGTCACCGGACACCCGTACGCCGGTGCGCCCGGACCAGCGTCCGGTGGCGACACCGCGGGCTCCCCGCCCACCATCAGCTACGCCCACCCGCGCCGCCGCCGCACCAGTGCCGAGCCGCCCGAGCCCGCGCCGCGGGCCGCCGCACCGGAGGAACCCGGACAGCACCCGCGGCCCGTCGCCGGCGACGCCAGCGGCTGGTCCATGGAGGAGCGGCTCTACAACCAGGTCTGGGGGATGTTCGAGGACCTGGCCCGCA
Protein-coding sequences here:
- a CDS encoding TerD family protein, giving the protein MTVNMTKGQAISLQKADGGTLTAVRMGLGWQAAKRRGLFGSRTREIDLDASAVLFADKQPVDVVFFRHLQSDDGSVRHTGDNLVGGVGQGGDDEAILVDLQRVPVHIDQIVFTVNSFTGQTFQEVQNAFCRIVDETNGQELARYTLDGGGQYTAQIMAKVSRVGSGWQMTALGNPANGRTFQDLMPAILPHL